A region of Ferruginibacter albus DNA encodes the following proteins:
- a CDS encoding beta strand repeat-containing protein: MKFSTLLIAKRNQSFYKVFAGVLFLLFCISKNTLAQFTTPTIDASLDAGSVYPNSYTSGSTTWYMTWNNTDLFVFVQNANETEPVTIYLDVDPIAPVNGGTNANGTLVGLNYDGYTTRPNLPFRADVCIYAHNGYRELFRRDGNNGWTSLGGGSSGIRGDGTSDYTSGNSNGQYASNNNSNGSGSDDRREFRISWSRLLGTINGGARPSSFNWMGYIAYGNNGNGMYAQVPVENYNGGSVSSNSNGIVRYFTVSSTADGSSTNPFGRNSFTQPLTATNNSFGAISVYDFTMNSSGQQIARLNTGGDWNIGGTLVAGAGTVYFGSGGSGYGNTTVANINVVGGTLNMDQTNQFMTVTGDVNLSSGTLKLSGTNGGDLKLQGNWNNSGGTFTPNGRAVFFTGSNAQTLTGATTFDYLLMSKTGSNNLTLNNAITVNQTLTFGTGNIVTGTNSVIMGSSGSTASASNSSHINGNQQYPISTGITSKTFDIGDAATLAKVTTAFTGVTTGGSVTASTTGSEHTNIGTSTINASKSVNRSWMLSSGNGLAGGTYGATFNYAATDIDAGATTSNFIVGNYNGSWSYPTVGTKTSTSTQATGLSSFGSFAIGEITTYTLTATAGSNGSISPSGATTVNTGSSQLFTITPNANYHVADVLVDGPSVGAVTSYNFTNVSANHTIAASFAINTFTITASAGSNGSISPSGATSVNAGSSQSFTITPNTGYVIADVLVDGSSVGAVSSYNFTNVLATHTIAASFAVSISGADYRSISSGNFSNASTWQYYNGTSWVSATQAPTSANNVTIQNGHDIVLDASYTVGSGKTLTLNSISSLTVNPDISLTVTGTASLNDQPLIFKSTASGTAQFGTSTGTITGNTNVTVERYIPADATRAWRILSIPTSGSQTIANSWQQATYVTTGTAGNLANGFDAVTPYTSMQTYNDATNTWSDITSTNIAISNKKAYSIYIRGNRTSTPDNSTITPTTLSTTGALYTGNQTITIPSGAHFGLIGNPYASAIDFTAINFTGSNVNPTVFYVWDPSLVMDGSLGHYQTFSTTNSPSWSPVPGSSSNYSGSANTRIESGQAFFVQTTAASASVPFTENCKVSSSQMVFRPVGSDAPTGKIKTTLTRTTGTNAGLIDINVVVYKDSYSDAVDNNDALELNNGASLSILRDGKNLIIEGRQTISNTDTIFFNMKQISAGQYKLTFEPAYFTTATSASLIDNYFHTITPISLTTTTEIAVTVDNNTASSAANRFKIVLDNSTPVPVTFVSVKAVKENNGTEVSWKVAQEAGTKEYVIEHSKDGRTFSAIGSIIAINSGSSSNYSFTDDANTGVSYYRIESINQSGDINYSAIVTVGESNSIPSINAVYANTSISLRLNNQPTGNYGIKLLSSNGQELYKTIISHAAGTATYSLPLSNSLAKGINLLQVLTPSNKQYTQKIISNN; the protein is encoded by the coding sequence ATGAAATTTTCGACGCTGCTTATTGCAAAAAGAAATCAGTCTTTTTACAAAGTTTTCGCTGGAGTTTTATTCTTGCTTTTTTGCATCAGCAAGAATACTTTGGCTCAATTTACCACTCCCACTATTGACGCTTCATTAGATGCAGGCTCTGTTTATCCCAACAGTTATACATCAGGCAGTACAACCTGGTACATGACATGGAATAATACGGATCTATTTGTGTTTGTACAAAATGCAAATGAAACAGAACCTGTGACTATTTACCTCGATGTAGATCCGATAGCGCCTGTTAATGGCGGAACAAATGCTAATGGAACATTAGTAGGATTAAATTATGATGGATATACAACACGCCCTAATCTTCCTTTCAGAGCAGATGTGTGTATTTATGCTCATAATGGTTACAGAGAATTATTCAGAAGAGATGGCAATAACGGATGGACAAGTTTGGGCGGAGGCTCAAGCGGTATAAGAGGTGATGGAACATCTGATTACACAAGTGGAAACAGCAATGGACAATATGCATCCAACAATAATAGCAATGGTTCAGGCTCGGATGACAGAAGGGAATTCAGAATATCATGGTCAAGATTGTTAGGCACAATTAACGGTGGTGCCCGTCCTTCTTCTTTTAACTGGATGGGTTACATAGCATATGGCAATAATGGCAATGGCATGTATGCGCAAGTACCGGTAGAAAATTACAACGGCGGCAGTGTTTCATCAAATTCTAATGGCATTGTAAGATATTTTACTGTATCAAGTACAGCAGACGGCTCCTCAACAAATCCATTCGGAAGAAACTCGTTTACACAACCACTAACAGCAACGAATAACTCTTTTGGAGCCATCTCTGTTTATGATTTCACCATGAATAGTTCAGGGCAGCAAATAGCAAGATTAAACACAGGCGGCGATTGGAATATTGGAGGAACATTAGTTGCAGGAGCAGGAACTGTTTACTTTGGTAGTGGTGGAAGCGGTTATGGTAATACAACTGTTGCCAATATTAATGTTGTTGGAGGAACCCTTAATATGGATCAAACCAATCAATTCATGACTGTGACCGGAGATGTAAACTTAAGTAGCGGCACATTAAAATTATCCGGAACAAATGGAGGTGATTTAAAACTGCAAGGCAACTGGAATAATTCAGGAGGAACGTTTACTCCCAATGGTCGTGCCGTATTCTTTACGGGAAGCAATGCACAAACTTTAACCGGCGCTACTACGTTCGATTATTTATTAATGAGTAAAACAGGCAGTAATAATCTTACACTTAATAATGCTATTACAGTTAACCAAACACTCACTTTTGGAACAGGCAATATAGTTACCGGTACAAACTCGGTTATAATGGGAAGCAGTGGTTCTACTGCAAGTGCAAGTAACAGTTCTCATATTAATGGCAATCAGCAATACCCGATCAGCACAGGTATTACTTCAAAAACTTTTGATATAGGTGATGCGGCAACGCTGGCAAAAGTAACTACAGCATTTACGGGAGTAACAACCGGGGGTTCAGTTACAGCTTCTACAACAGGTAGTGAACACACTAATATCGGCACATCTACTATCAATGCATCTAAAAGCGTAAACAGAAGCTGGATGCTTAGTTCAGGGAACGGATTGGCAGGAGGTACTTATGGTGCTACATTTAATTATGCTGCAACAGATATTGATGCCGGCGCTACTACTTCTAATTTTATTGTAGGAAATTATAATGGCAGCTGGTCTTACCCTACTGTTGGAACAAAAACTTCAACAAGTACACAAGCTACCGGTTTATCTTCTTTCGGAAGCTTTGCAATAGGAGAGATTACAACCTATACCTTAACTGCAACTGCCGGTTCTAACGGAAGTATTTCTCCTTCGGGTGCAACAACAGTAAATACAGGAAGCAGTCAATTATTTACTATCACTCCTAATGCGAATTATCACGTAGCAGATGTATTGGTGGATGGCCCTTCTGTTGGTGCTGTTACTTCTTATAATTTCACAAACGTTTCTGCCAATCATACTATTGCTGCAAGCTTTGCTATTAATACCTTTACTATTACGGCAAGTGCGGGCAGTAATGGAAGTATTTCTCCATCGGGCGCAACCAGTGTAAATGCAGGCAGCAGCCAATCATTTACTATTACCCCCAATACAGGTTATGTGATAGCAGATGTATTGGTGGATGGCTCTTCAGTAGGCGCTGTTAGCAGTTATAACTTTACTAATGTATTGGCTACACATACCATTGCTGCAAGCTTTGCAGTAAGCATATCCGGCGCCGATTATCGCTCTATATCTTCAGGCAATTTCAGCAATGCATCTACCTGGCAATATTACAACGGAACAAGCTGGGTAAGCGCCACTCAAGCACCAACCAGCGCAAACAATGTTACTATACAAAATGGACATGATATTGTACTGGATGCAAGCTATACAGTTGGATCAGGCAAAACACTCACATTAAATTCAATAAGCTCACTTACTGTTAATCCTGACATTTCATTGACAGTAACAGGAACGGCTAGCCTAAATGATCAACCTCTTATTTTTAAATCAACAGCATCGGGTACGGCACAATTCGGAACAAGTACAGGAACGATTACAGGCAATACCAATGTAACTGTTGAACGTTACATACCGGCAGATGCCACCCGTGCATGGCGAATCCTTTCAATACCAACTTCAGGTTCGCAAACAATTGCCAATTCGTGGCAGCAAGCTACTTATGTAACTACTGGTACAGCAGGCAACTTGGCTAATGGCTTTGATGCTGTTACTCCTTATACTTCTATGCAAACGTATAATGATGCTACTAATACCTGGAGCGATATTACGTCTACCAATATAGCTATCAGCAATAAAAAGGCTTATTCAATTTATATAAGAGGAAACAGAACATCAACACCTGATAACTCAACAATAACTCCAACAACATTAAGCACTACAGGAGCATTGTACACGGGTAATCAAACGATCACTATTCCTTCAGGAGCACACTTTGGATTGATAGGTAATCCGTATGCATCTGCTATTGATTTTACCGCTATTAATTTCACAGGAAGCAATGTAAATCCTACTGTATTTTATGTATGGGATCCCAGTCTTGTTATGGATGGCTCATTGGGACATTATCAAACATTCAGTACTACCAACTCTCCTTCGTGGTCGCCAGTACCTGGCAGCAGTAGTAACTATTCCGGCAGTGCGAATACAAGAATAGAATCCGGCCAGGCATTTTTTGTACAAACTACAGCAGCTTCCGCTTCTGTTCCATTTACCGAAAACTGTAAAGTAAGCAGTAGTCAAATGGTATTCAGGCCTGTTGGCAGCGATGCCCCCACAGGAAAAATAAAAACCACACTTACAAGAACTACAGGTACAAATGCAGGCTTGATCGATATCAACGTCGTGGTCTATAAAGATTCTTATTCCGATGCAGTGGACAATAATGATGCATTGGAATTAAACAACGGCGCTTCGTTAAGCATATTAAGAGATGGAAAGAATTTAATAATAGAAGGTAGACAAACTATCAGTAACACTGATACTATTTTCTTTAACATGAAACAAATTAGCGCAGGTCAATACAAATTAACGTTTGAACCCGCCTATTTTACAACTGCAACAAGTGCTTCACTAATAGACAATTATTTCCATACAATTACACCGATCAGTCTTACAACTACTACTGAAATTGCTGTTACAGTTGACAATAATACTGCTTCTTCTGCTGCAAATCGTTTTAAAATTGTACTAGATAACAGTACACCCGTGCCTGTTACGTTTGTTAGCGTAAAAGCTGTAAAAGAAAATAATGGCACAGAGGTTTCATGGAAAGTTGCACAGGAAGCCGGAACAAAAGAATATGTTATTGAACATTCTAAAGATGGCAGAACTTTTTCAGCTATAGGTTCTATTATTGCTATAAACTCAGGCTCCAGTTCAAATTATTCTTTTACCGATGATGCCAATACTGGCGTTTCTTATTATCGTATAGAAAGTATAAATCAGTCCGGCGACATTAATTATTCAGCAATTGTAACCGTTGGCGAAAGCAATAGTATACCATCCATAAATGCTGTATATGCCAATACATCTATTTCGCTGCGACTTAATAATCAACCTACAGGTAACTATGGTATAAAATTATTAAGTAGCAATGGACAGGAATTATATAAAACGATAATTAGCCATGCAGCTGGCACAGCAACTTATTCTTTACCATTATCAAACTCTTTAGCAAAAGGAATAAATCTATTGCAAGTGTTAACTCCATCCAATAAACAGTACACACAAAAAATAATTTCAAACAATTAA
- the dinB gene encoding DNA polymerase IV: MSVQHIIAHFDLDSFFVSVEVLKDPSLKGKPVIVGGNSKRGIVAACSYEARKYGIHSAMPSAKAFQLCPHAISIRGSYSDYSRYSRWVTQIIADKAPLFEKASVDEFYLDLTGMDKYFDPLQWTIDLRQKIIDETKLPISFGLASNKMIAKMATDEAKPNGYLHIPFGKEKEFLAPLPVNKIPGVGKQTFEVLKAMGIKTISDIQKFSKEELEERLGKWGIELWNKSLGIHKGKVTSFHEAKSISTESTYMDNATDISFLMSEVVRMSERIAYELRQDEKVAGCVAVKIRYPDFETTSRQTTISYTCADDEIIPVAKELFHKLYKKGMPVRLLGVRLSELTGDSVQTNLFNDVERKVDLYKAIDDVKKRFGKVKLKRASSN, encoded by the coding sequence ATGTCTGTTCAACATATCATAGCGCATTTTGATTTAGATTCTTTCTTTGTTTCGGTAGAAGTATTAAAAGATCCTTCACTAAAGGGTAAGCCTGTAATTGTAGGCGGCAATAGTAAACGTGGAATAGTAGCGGCTTGCAGCTATGAAGCAAGAAAGTATGGTATTCATTCAGCCATGCCATCTGCCAAAGCATTTCAATTATGTCCTCATGCAATTTCTATAAGAGGTTCTTATAGCGATTATAGCCGTTACTCAAGATGGGTAACACAAATAATTGCAGATAAAGCTCCATTATTTGAGAAGGCTTCTGTTGATGAATTTTATCTTGATCTAACAGGGATGGATAAATACTTTGATCCATTACAATGGACGATCGATCTGAGACAAAAGATCATTGACGAAACAAAATTGCCGATATCATTCGGATTGGCTTCTAATAAAATGATCGCAAAAATGGCGACCGATGAAGCAAAGCCCAATGGTTATTTACACATCCCATTTGGAAAGGAAAAAGAATTTTTAGCACCATTGCCTGTAAATAAAATTCCCGGAGTTGGTAAACAAACATTTGAAGTGCTAAAAGCGATGGGAATAAAGACCATCAGCGATATTCAGAAGTTTTCAAAAGAAGAACTGGAAGAACGTTTAGGTAAATGGGGAATAGAGTTATGGAATAAAAGCCTGGGAATCCATAAAGGGAAAGTAACTTCTTTTCATGAAGCGAAATCGATTTCCACGGAAAGCACTTATATGGATAATGCTACAGATATTTCCTTTTTAATGAGCGAAGTTGTGCGCATGAGTGAGCGCATAGCTTATGAATTGCGACAGGATGAAAAGGTGGCAGGATGTGTAGCTGTTAAAATTCGTTATCCTGATTTTGAAACGACTTCCCGTCAAACAACTATTTCTTATACTTGTGCTGACGATGAAATTATTCCTGTTGCGAAAGAACTCTTTCATAAGTTATATAAAAAAGGAATGCCTGTTCGTTTATTAGGTGTTCGTTTAAGTGAGCTTACCGGAGATTCTGTACAAACAAACCTATTTAATGACGTAGAACGAAAAGTAGATTTATACAAAGCTATTGACGATGTAAAAAAACGCTTTGGAAAAGTAAAGCTTAAAAGGGCATCTTCTAATTAA
- a CDS encoding glycoside hydrolase family 31 protein encodes MKSAVKFFFVLTILLVTIKTNAQNPVKEIGVITSTIVSTQSIDITTPSAFASVIAYSPNIIRVRVDKQKLKPDFSYAVIAPPQTVKTTITQNDSSIILQTDSLKAEIKKNPFSIIFYNKEGKIISQDEQGLNISWVGEEVSDYKKMQDDERFIGLGEKTGNLDRRGSGYTNWNSDVPGYSASQDPLYSSIPFYIGIHHNLNYGIFLDNTFQTDFNFGASNDRFSSFGARGGELNYYFIYHTKLSDIISSYTSLTGRMKMPPMWSLGYQQCRWSYYPDTEVIRIAQTMREKKIPCDGITLDIHYMDKYQLFTWDKNRFSDPVSLTGNLKSLGFRTTVIVDPGIKVAPGAPAFERGLQQDAYVKYVDGKYYSGQVWPGWCYFTDFTSEKGRAFWRKEVKFFPDNGVSGIWNDMNEIATWGQKMPNNIIFDFEGRKASHLEARNVYGFLMARSSNEGYKEATNKRPFVLSRAGYAGLQRYSAIWTGDNVASDEHMILGVRLLNSLGLSGVSFTGMDVGGYTGGSASPELFTRWMQLGAFFPYYRNHKEYNNRSSEPWTYGEEAIANLRPFVNLRYKLLPYLYAAFYESTQDGLPVIRSLAIENTFDANVYDKTYQNQFCFGNALMVAPVVSTKDFAKIYFPKSSWYDLFNDSVEQGGKEKIIQLSMKELPVYVKESSIIPTQSLVQSTAYSPSDTLIIHVYKGNQSNNFIYYEDDGESFEYEKGNYYKRNISYDPSQKSIVIDKPEGSFTSKFKSIQLVFHGFTGVEKLRIDDQRVAFKRAQYSFLTDNSTAIAGEHSCNVLIAVFKNANNKIVIKY; translated from the coding sequence ATGAAGTCAGCCGTAAAATTCTTTTTTGTTTTAACTATTTTGCTTGTTACTATTAAAACAAATGCACAAAATCCTGTAAAAGAAATTGGAGTCATAACAAGCACAATAGTTAGCACGCAATCCATTGATATTACTACACCAAGTGCATTTGCATCTGTAATTGCTTATTCGCCCAATATTATAAGAGTAAGGGTAGATAAACAAAAATTGAAACCTGATTTTTCTTATGCAGTAATTGCTCCGCCTCAAACAGTAAAAACTACTATCACACAAAATGATAGCAGCATTATCCTTCAGACCGATTCATTAAAAGCAGAGATCAAAAAAAATCCCTTTTCTATAATTTTCTATAATAAAGAAGGAAAAATTATCAGCCAGGATGAACAAGGATTAAATATATCATGGGTAGGAGAAGAAGTTTCTGACTATAAAAAAATGCAGGATGATGAACGTTTTATTGGGTTAGGAGAGAAGACCGGTAATTTAGATCGTCGCGGCAGCGGATATACAAATTGGAATAGTGATGTGCCCGGCTACAGCGCTTCGCAGGATCCATTATATTCGTCCATTCCATTTTATATCGGCATACATCATAACCTTAATTACGGGATATTTTTAGACAATACTTTTCAAACAGATTTCAATTTTGGAGCCAGTAACGATCGTTTCTCATCTTTTGGTGCACGTGGTGGCGAACTGAATTATTATTTTATTTATCATACTAAACTATCTGACATTATTTCTTCTTACACATCCTTAACAGGAAGAATGAAGATGCCGCCCATGTGGAGCTTGGGCTATCAACAATGCAGATGGAGTTATTATCCTGATACGGAAGTAATACGTATTGCACAAACAATGCGTGAGAAAAAAATTCCTTGTGATGGTATTACTTTGGATATTCATTACATGGACAAATACCAATTGTTTACCTGGGATAAGAATCGTTTTTCCGATCCTGTTAGTTTAACCGGTAATTTAAAATCACTTGGATTTAGAACTACGGTGATTGTTGATCCGGGCATTAAAGTAGCACCCGGTGCGCCTGCTTTTGAAAGAGGCTTGCAGCAAGATGCTTACGTAAAATACGTAGATGGGAAATATTATAGTGGCCAGGTTTGGCCAGGCTGGTGTTATTTTACCGACTTTACAAGTGAGAAGGGCCGGGCATTTTGGAGAAAGGAAGTAAAGTTTTTCCCTGATAATGGTGTAAGCGGTATTTGGAATGATATGAATGAGATTGCAACCTGGGGACAAAAAATGCCCAACAATATAATTTTTGATTTTGAAGGAAGAAAAGCATCTCATTTAGAAGCAAGAAATGTATATGGTTTCTTAATGGCACGTTCAAGTAATGAAGGATATAAAGAGGCCACCAATAAACGTCCGTTTGTATTAAGTCGCGCCGGTTATGCGGGCTTACAACGTTATTCAGCCATATGGACGGGCGATAATGTAGCAAGTGATGAACACATGATACTTGGAGTGCGCTTATTAAATAGTTTAGGATTAAGTGGCGTTTCCTTTACCGGTATGGATGTAGGTGGTTATACAGGAGGCAGTGCATCACCGGAGTTGTTTACTAGATGGATGCAACTGGGCGCATTCTTTCCTTATTATCGAAATCATAAAGAATATAATAACAGATCATCAGAGCCGTGGACTTATGGCGAAGAAGCGATTGCTAACCTTCGCCCGTTTGTAAATCTTCGTTATAAATTACTGCCATATTTATATGCTGCTTTTTATGAATCTACACAAGATGGATTACCGGTAATACGTTCATTGGCTATTGAAAATACGTTTGATGCGAATGTGTATGACAAGACATATCAAAACCAATTTTGTTTTGGTAATGCATTAATGGTCGCTCCTGTTGTAAGTACAAAAGATTTTGCAAAGATTTATTTTCCCAAAAGTAGCTGGTATGATCTTTTTAATGATTCTGTTGAACAAGGAGGAAAAGAAAAGATCATTCAATTATCAATGAAAGAATTACCGGTGTATGTAAAAGAAAGCAGCATCATACCGACGCAATCATTGGTTCAATCTACAGCTTATTCGCCTTCTGATACTTTAATAATACATGTATATAAAGGCAATCAGTCAAATAACTTTATTTATTATGAAGATGATGGAGAGAGCTTTGAGTATGAAAAGGGAAATTATTATAAAAGAAATATCAGTTACGATCCTTCACAAAAATCTATTGTAATTGATAAGCCGGAAGGAAGCTTTACTTCAAAATTCAAAAGTATTCAATTGGTTTTTCACGGGTTTACAGGCGTTGAAAAATTGAGAATAGATGACCAACGCGTTGCGTTTAAGAGAGCTCAATATTCTTTCTTAACAGATAATTCAACAGCTATAGCCGGTGAGCATTCCTGCAATGTATTGATAGCTGTATTTAAAAATGCAAATAATAAAATCGTTATTAAGTACTAA
- a CDS encoding alpha-amylase family glycosyl hydrolase: MKLSPKRLLISILLLAFLKSNAQTPSWILNGNIYEVNVRQYTPEGTFKAFEKQLPRLKQMGAQTLWFMPINPISKKDRKGSLGSYYAIADYGAINPEYGTLQDWKQLVNKAHSLGFKVIIDWVANHTGADNYWIEKHSDFYAKDSAGNLIAPFDWTDTRKLNYNNHELADSMIAVMKYWITETNIDGFRCDVAGEVPDAFWQKCIPELRKLKNIFMLAEGEKPELNKDGFNATYTWSVFNVMKDIVKGTKDANSLDSAINNYDTTFPKGSLHMYFTSNHDENSWNKADYETTPGITHAPFALLTQTMKSGVPLIYSGQEEPFLRAIRFFDKDTISFSKYQRAAFYTTLLKLKKLHPALNPAAAYKRIATDNDKNVFAYYRYVANRFVLVVLNLSNTKQVVHLKDFTAKTSFDIFKKETKTVSSFSTLTLAPWDYKVLIDNDATLKLQF, encoded by the coding sequence ATGAAACTTTCCCCAAAAAGATTACTTATTTCAATATTGCTTTTGGCTTTTTTAAAAAGCAATGCACAAACTCCTTCATGGATATTAAACGGAAATATCTATGAAGTAAATGTTCGCCAATACACACCTGAAGGCACTTTTAAAGCTTTTGAAAAACAGTTGCCCCGGTTAAAACAAATGGGAGCACAAACGCTTTGGTTTATGCCCATTAATCCTATTAGTAAAAAAGATAGAAAAGGAAGTTTAGGGAGTTATTATGCCATAGCTGATTATGGCGCTATCAATCCTGAATATGGAACATTACAGGATTGGAAACAACTGGTAAATAAGGCACATAGCTTAGGTTTTAAAGTAATAATTGATTGGGTAGCTAATCATACTGGCGCTGATAATTATTGGATCGAAAAACATTCCGACTTTTATGCAAAAGATTCTGCAGGCAATTTAATAGCACCTTTTGATTGGACAGATACACGCAAACTCAACTACAATAATCACGAATTAGCGGATAGCATGATTGCTGTTATGAAATACTGGATAACAGAAACCAATATAGACGGCTTTCGTTGTGATGTTGCTGGCGAAGTGCCCGATGCATTTTGGCAAAAATGTATTCCCGAACTAAGAAAGCTTAAAAATATTTTTATGCTGGCTGAGGGAGAAAAACCTGAGTTAAATAAAGATGGTTTTAATGCAACATATACATGGAGCGTGTTTAATGTAATGAAAGATATTGTAAAAGGTACTAAAGATGCCAACTCATTGGACAGCGCCATCAATAATTATGATACAACTTTTCCTAAAGGTTCGCTACATATGTATTTTACATCTAACCACGATGAAAATAGCTGGAATAAAGCAGATTATGAAACCACGCCAGGCATTACGCATGCGCCATTTGCCTTATTAACGCAAACAATGAAATCAGGTGTGCCATTAATTTATAGCGGACAGGAAGAACCTTTTTTAAGAGCCATCCGTTTTTTTGACAAAGACACAATAAGCTTTTCAAAGTATCAACGTGCAGCATTTTATACAACACTGTTGAAGTTAAAGAAGCTTCATCCGGCTTTGAATCCTGCTGCTGCTTATAAAAGAATAGCAACAGATAATGATAAAAATGTATTTGCCTATTATCGCTATGTGGCCAATCGTTTTGTATTGGTAGTGCTTAACCTGAGTAATACTAAACAAGTAGTGCATCTGAAAGATTTTACTGCAAAAACTTCTTTCGATATTTTCAAAAAGGAAACCAAAACTGTTTCTTCTTTTTCAACATTAACTTTGGCACCGTGGGATTATAAAGTGCTTATTGATAACGATGCTACTTTAAAGCTACAGTTCTGA
- a CDS encoding SusE domain-containing protein codes for MKKIFFVLSAVCLIIASCQKADYFGNTPTGEALGPLSLLAPATNDTITLNIAIPDSTVQISWTAATPGVHTAPTYKWVAALKDGGDINAPIISIPSDNNGSATTLTLTQTQVDSVLNAHQVPVGGSVQLIWGVVADNGSTTVQSDKTNTLTIARFQTNGVTPFFLLGPVSSASTVTINPGSTSDSVRFNWTRSTGTPSATPVLYTIYFYKDDGSTTPLFSLPSNNSGADSVFSISYKDLSDALTSNGFSDLTQIANLRWTATASSGSVVQWNSYVNQFYLVRKVNLFLVGGATPISWTPTDALQFIQDNSTTGVYYIYTYLNPGNGGFKLLGLKADWGAAGQTIYGETNGADQSGNNAANNTGVLTTNNGGNNIAVPGAAGVYRIQVNLATMQYNVVQKGVGIVGAVNGWDANNPIYMSYMGVDKFMILQDFTSGNEQFKFHDGVNGWTSGYGSSNYFGVPSGDKYDPNNAKNKLIIPGDNVFQNDNPEPAPGRWRLIFDGSDPSNLKYQVTYANTMRIVGDAITPNWDPANSPQMTYMGNGVWKATNVQLEGGKQFKFVASASWPSGGPDDKYYLDYEDNGPGKIADNGGNNISFSGSTGLYTVTLDEYNQTYTIQ; via the coding sequence ATGAAAAAAATATTTTTTGTTCTAAGTGCAGTTTGCTTGATAATAGCTTCTTGCCAAAAGGCTGATTATTTTGGCAATACACCTACGGGAGAAGCATTAGGCCCTTTATCATTATTAGCTCCGGCAACAAATGATACCATCACACTTAATATTGCCATCCCGGATAGTACAGTGCAAATTAGCTGGACAGCAGCTACTCCGGGCGTACATACAGCACCTACTTATAAATGGGTAGCTGCATTAAAAGATGGCGGCGATATTAACGCTCCGATAATCTCTATTCCTTCTGATAATAATGGTTCGGCTACAACTTTAACACTTACACAAACGCAGGTTGATAGTGTATTAAATGCACACCAGGTTCCTGTAGGTGGTTCTGTTCAATTAATATGGGGGGTAGTGGCAGATAACGGAAGTACAACAGTACAGTCTGATAAAACAAATACACTTACTATTGCACGTTTTCAAACAAATGGTGTAACGCCATTTTTCTTATTAGGACCAGTCTCTTCGGCTAGTACAGTTACTATTAACCCGGGTTCAACATCAGATAGTGTGCGGTTCAACTGGACACGCTCTACCGGAACTCCTTCTGCAACGCCGGTTCTTTATACCATATATTTTTATAAAGATGATGGAAGTACTACTCCGTTATTCTCTTTACCAAGTAACAATTCAGGAGCCGATTCTGTATTCAGTATTTCTTATAAAGATCTTTCTGATGCACTTACATCAAATGGATTTTCAGATCTAACACAGATAGCAAACTTAAGATGGACGGCTACAGCTTCGTCGGGATCAGTAGTGCAATGGAACAGTTATGTAAACCAGTTTTATCTGGTTCGTAAAGTTAATTTGTTCTTAGTAGGCGGGGCAACTCCAATTAGTTGGACACCAACAGATGCATTACAATTTATCCAGGATAACTCTACTACAGGAGTGTACTATATATACACCTATCTGAATCCCGGAAATGGCGGATTTAAACTTTTAGGATTGAAAGCAGATTGGGGAGCAGCAGGTCAAACAATTTATGGAGAAACCAATGGTGCTGACCAATCAGGGAATAATGCTGCTAATAACACCGGGGTATTAACTACCAATAACGGTGGAAATAATATTGCAGTGCCAGGGGCAGCGGGTGTATATCGCATACAGGTAAATCTTGCCACTATGCAATATAATGTTGTTCAAAAAGGCGTGGGTATTGTTGGCGCAGTAAATGGTTGGGATGCCAACAACCCGATCTATATGAGCTATATGGGGGTTGATAAATTTATGATCTTGCAAGACTTTACTTCCGGGAATGAACAATTTAAATTTCACGATGGTGTAAACGGTTGGACAAGCGGTTATGGAAGCTCTAATTATTTTGGCGTTCCAAGTGGTGATAAATACGATCCTAACAATGCAAAAAATAAATTGATCATTCCTGGTGACAATGTTTTCCAGAATGATAATCCTGAACCTGCGCCAGGTAGATGGAGATTGATCTTTGACGGAAGTGATCCTTCAAATCTTAAATACCAGGTAACCTATGCAAATACTATGCGTATTGTGGGGGATGCGATTACTCCAAATTGGGATCCTGCAAACTCTCCACAAATGACTTATATGGGCAATGGTGTTTGGAAAGCAACAAATGTACAATTGGAAGGAGGTAAACAATTTAAGTTTGTCGCATCTGCATCATGGCCGTCTGGTGGACCAGATGATAAGTATTATTTAGATTATGAAGATAATGGACCAGGTAAGATAGCAGACAATGGCGGTAACAATATCTCATTTAGTGGAAGCACAGGTTTATATACTGTAACTCTGGATGAGTATAATCAAACATATACCATTCAATAA